Genomic window (Vicinamibacterales bacterium):
CCACTACCCGCTCACGGTCGAAGGCTATCGCGTCGTCTACAAGGGCTACCTCGCTGATCCCGACCTGCAAGACGCGCGGGCGCGGTGGCCGTTTGTCGCCATCTGGGACAATCACGAATTCTCCTGGCAAGGCCGCCAGAGCATTGTCCAGGCAGGAGGCCCGCCGCAGCCGGGCCAGACTGTCAAGGTCGCCGCCAACCAGGCATGGTTCGAATACCTTCCCGCGCGCGTGACGGCGCCGAGCGGATCGCTCGACACGTTCGGCGCACTGGCGGTGACAAATGTGCCGATCGAAAAGTGGGACGACAATGGTCTCGGGATCGAACCCAACAATCTGAAGGCCATCAACAGCCTGATCGCCTATCGGTCCTTCCGCTACGGCCGGCACCTCGATCTCTTTCTCACCGACCAGCACAGCTTCTGCGGCGACGACCCGACCGACGCCGATGGCGTTGGCAAGATTTACGATCCGACGTTCAACGGGATGTTCTCTGAACCGGCGATGATCGCGCTCGATGCCGGCCGCACCTTCAACGGCGGCAAGCCGCCTGCCGAACTCAGTTTTGGCGCTGTAAGCATCCCGAATCCGCGAAAGGACTCTCCGCCGCGCACAATCCTCGGGACCCATCAGAAGCAATGGTTCATGGACCAACTCCGCCGGTCCGCGGCAACCTGGAAGATCTGGGGCAATTCGCAGGGTGCTCTCGACTTGCGGGCCGACCCGCAGAACCTTCCCGATGGACTGACCAAGCAAAAGTGGCCGGCCGACACCTTCGCGCAGATCGGCAGCGGCGACTATGGCAGCGCCTACCACGAGCGCGGCGAAATCTATGACCTCATCCGCGATTCAAAGATCACCGGATTCGCGATCGTATCGGGCGACCGTCACAGCTTTTGGGCCGGCTATGCCGCCTCCCTCTTGCCGCCCGCCAAGTTCGAGCCGGTCGGGATCAGTTTCGTCGGCGCCTCGCTGGCCAGCCCTGGGACGATGGAGGCGTATGAGCACAATCTTCGCAAGGATCATCCGCTCCGTTCGCTGTTCCTGGCCGATCGGCCAGCGGGTCCGCCCGAATGGACCTACAACATGCTCCTCAAGCACGGCGTCCGCTCGTGCCTCGAATACGCCAAGAGTTTCGACCTGAAGCGCGCTCACGCCGTTTCCAATCCGAAACTTTCTCCGCACCTTGAATTCGTGGACATGGGCGGTCACGGCTATGCGACGGTGCGGCTCGCCAGCGATGAAATGCGGACCGAGTTCGTCTGCATTCCACGGCCGATCACGCGCAGCGATCGTCCCGATGGCGGTCCTCTTCGCTACCGGGTCGTCCACACGGCATCGCTGTGGAAACCGGGCGAGCGGCCTGAGCTGCGCCAGCAAGTCATTGAGGGCGATCCCGGCCTTTCGATCTGAGATGGCTCCAAACCCTCTCCGACAGCCTGGTATGATTCACTCCCGACGGAGAAGAACCGCGATCACGCGGCCCCGTCCCCGCGGATCATCTTGATGGCCTCCTGAACCGTGGTCATGAATTGAGCCGGGAAGATAATGGTGGAGTTCTT
Coding sequences:
- a CDS encoding alkaline phosphatase D family protein, with translation MGASLAWGGSARASTTGWHERRDLYPEGVASGDRDPSSVILWTRRPFDSGAGAPGVKSSGRRVLTVEVAEDDAFRRVVAQASAPVSAESDWTTRVLVGHLKPARVYWYRFTDGEGNGSRVGRTITAPPANDPRPVNFAFVSCQSLNEGKLNGYRRMIFEDERAAPADQLGFVLHLGDFIYEVVEYPDEVKTRYDRTIYDVGRIPDGGKTSNFHYPLTVEGYRVVYKGYLADPDLQDARARWPFVAIWDNHEFSWQGRQSIVQAGGPPQPGQTVKVAANQAWFEYLPARVTAPSGSLDTFGALAVTNVPIEKWDDNGLGIEPNNLKAINSLIAYRSFRYGRHLDLFLTDQHSFCGDDPTDADGVGKIYDPTFNGMFSEPAMIALDAGRTFNGGKPPAELSFGAVSIPNPRKDSPPRTILGTHQKQWFMDQLRRSAATWKIWGNSQGALDLRADPQNLPDGLTKQKWPADTFAQIGSGDYGSAYHERGEIYDLIRDSKITGFAIVSGDRHSFWAGYAASLLPPAKFEPVGISFVGASLASPGTMEAYEHNLRKDHPLRSLFLADRPAGPPEWTYNMLLKHGVRSCLEYAKSFDLKRAHAVSNPKLSPHLEFVDMGGHGYATVRLASDEMRTEFVCIPRPITRSDRPDGGPLRYRVVHTASLWKPGERPELRQQVIEGDPGLSI